Proteins from one Candidatus Methylomirabilota bacterium genomic window:
- a CDS encoding MGMT family protein, translating into MTDFRREAWRLIGRIPRGRVATYGQIARWVGRPRHARMVGLSLRSCPSGLPWHRVVNAGGGISLRAAHGSMLTQRILLEQEGVLLRSGRVSLARYGWQGPGKVSRPRRGHGG; encoded by the coding sequence GTGACGGACTTCCGCCGGGAGGCCTGGCGTCTGATCGGCCGGATCCCGCGTGGGCGCGTCGCGACCTACGGTCAGATTGCGCGTTGGGTCGGCCGGCCGCGCCACGCGCGCATGGTGGGCTTGTCGTTGCGGAGCTGTCCGTCGGGGCTGCCGTGGCATCGCGTCGTCAATGCCGGGGGCGGGATCAGCCTCCGGGCGGCTCACGGGAGCATGCTGACCCAGCGTATCCTGCTCGAGCAGGAAGGTGTGCTCCTGCGGAGCGGGCGCGTGTCCCTGGCGCGCTACGGCTGGCAGGGGCCCGGGAAGGTTTCACGGCCACGTCGTGGCCACGGAGGATGA